Proteins encoded together in one Halogranum gelatinilyticum window:
- a CDS encoding PH domain-containing protein has product MESEFDWLTLDEGEEVLWADTPHQYSLVPALVVGIPLSLFLVGVPIVVSAYLTYKNTNYVVTSAALYKKTGVLSRSVQRIEFDKVQDTSYSQSFFGGQFGYGTVDISTAGGAGVELSFQSVSDPQELQTLINGRIRTREAPADDKATVLDDILGELRAIRQAVEGEESTTPPADATATAATETDEAMFEHGEPVSVDESEAADGPAGDDDGR; this is encoded by the coding sequence ATGGAATCCGAGTTCGACTGGCTCACCCTCGACGAGGGCGAGGAGGTCCTCTGGGCCGACACGCCCCACCAGTACAGTCTCGTCCCCGCGCTCGTGGTCGGTATCCCGCTCTCGCTGTTTCTCGTCGGGGTCCCCATCGTCGTCTCGGCGTATCTGACCTACAAGAACACGAACTACGTCGTCACCTCCGCGGCACTCTACAAGAAGACGGGCGTGCTCTCCCGAAGCGTCCAGCGCATCGAGTTCGACAAGGTCCAAGACACCTCCTACAGCCAGAGCTTCTTCGGGGGGCAGTTCGGCTACGGCACCGTCGACATCAGCACCGCCGGTGGCGCGGGCGTCGAGTTGAGCTTCCAGAGCGTCAGCGACCCCCAGGAGCTCCAGACGCTCATCAACGGTCGCATCCGGACGCGTGAAGCTCCCGCGGACGACAAGGCGACCGTCCTCGACGACATCCTCGGCGAACTGCGGGCGATCCGGCAGGCCGTCGAGGGCGAGGAGTCGACCACGCCACCGGCGGACGCGACGGCGACGGCGGCCACCGAGACCGACGAGGCGATGTTCGAGCACGGCGAGCCGGTCTCGGTCGACGAGTCCGAAGCGGCGGACGGGCCAGCCGGTGACGACGACGGCCGATGA
- a CDS encoding PH domain-containing protein: MSTSLAADVDLSAVDEWMARGGDEDVLWSGRPRTTSALPAIAVGVVLVVAGVVGGATQTQLAVALVLATLVPIGLLVAVWGYLGVVRTRYVVTDRALYRRTGVLSRRVQRVSLGRVQNSAFTQGVLGTVFDYGTVSVEAAGGGAIAFADIDDPREVRALVEKQVGGGELPGTLAQWQAVRDEVRALRGAFEQRGG, from the coding sequence ATGAGCACGAGCCTCGCTGCCGACGTCGACCTTTCGGCCGTCGACGAGTGGATGGCGCGCGGGGGCGACGAGGACGTCCTCTGGAGCGGGCGGCCGCGGACGACGAGCGCGCTGCCGGCCATTGCGGTCGGGGTCGTGCTGGTCGTCGCGGGCGTCGTCGGGGGAGCCACGCAGACACAGCTCGCGGTCGCGCTCGTGCTCGCGACCCTCGTCCCCATCGGCCTCCTCGTCGCCGTCTGGGGCTACCTCGGGGTCGTCAGGACGCGCTACGTCGTCACCGACCGCGCGCTCTACCGCAGAACGGGCGTCCTCTCGCGGCGCGTCCAGCGCGTCTCGCTCGGCCGCGTCCAGAACAGCGCGTTCACGCAGGGCGTCCTGGGCACTGTGTTCGACTACGGGACCGTCTCGGTCGAGGCCGCCGGTGGCGGAGCCATCGCGTTCGCCGACATCGACGACCCGCGGGAGGTGCGCGCGCTGGTGGAGAAGCAGGTCGGCGGCGGCGAGCTGCCGGGGACGCTCGCACAGTGGCAGGCCGTCCGCGACGAGGTGCGGGCACTTCGCGGAGCGTTCGAGCAGCGCGGGGGGTAG
- the ppk2 gene encoding polyphosphate kinase 2: protein MDADSDRYNEEGVLKKQQYKAELDRLQEELVKLQHWVEEEGLRVCVVFEGRDAAGKGGVIKRLTRRLNPRVARVVALGKPTEREQGQWYFQRYVEQLPTAGEMVFFDRSWYNRAGVERVMGFCTDEEYEEFLVSCPEFERLLVRSGIVLVKYWFSISQEEQERRFQRRNDDPKRRWKLSPMDLEARARWEEFSEAKDVMFEHTDTDHAPWHVVHADVKRHARLNCITHLLDQFDYEDRTPDPIELPPRDEADSGDSTDYERPPIHHQNWVPAVYGENPVDSDGGVDEG from the coding sequence ATGGATGCCGACAGCGACCGGTACAACGAGGAGGGAGTGTTGAAGAAGCAACAGTACAAGGCGGAACTCGACCGGCTTCAGGAAGAGCTGGTCAAACTCCAACACTGGGTCGAGGAGGAGGGGCTGCGGGTCTGCGTCGTCTTCGAGGGCCGCGACGCGGCCGGGAAGGGCGGCGTCATCAAGCGTCTCACACGACGGCTCAACCCCCGCGTCGCCCGCGTCGTCGCGCTCGGCAAACCCACGGAGCGCGAGCAGGGCCAGTGGTATTTCCAACGGTACGTCGAACAGCTGCCTACTGCGGGCGAGATGGTCTTCTTCGACCGTAGCTGGTACAACCGCGCGGGCGTCGAGCGCGTGATGGGGTTCTGCACCGACGAGGAGTACGAGGAGTTTCTGGTCTCCTGTCCGGAGTTCGAGCGGCTGCTCGTCCGCTCGGGCATCGTCCTCGTGAAATACTGGTTCTCGATCAGCCAGGAGGAGCAAGAACGGCGGTTCCAGCGGCGCAACGACGACCCCAAGCGACGCTGGAAGCTCAGCCCGATGGACCTCGAAGCGCGGGCGCGCTGGGAGGAGTTCTCGGAGGCGAAGGACGTCATGTTCGAGCACACCGACACCGACCACGCGCCGTGGCACGTCGTCCACGCCGACGTGAAGCGACACGCCCGGCTGAACTGCATCACGCATCTCCTCGACCAGTTCGACTACGAGGACCGCACGCCCGACCCCATCGAGCTGCCGCCGCGCGACGAGGCTGACAGCGGTGACAGTACCGACTACGAACGGCCGCCGATTCACCACCAGAACTGGGTGCCCGCCGTCTACGGTGAGAACCCCGTAGACAGTGACGGCGGTGTCGACGAGGGCTGA
- a CDS encoding VOC family protein, with protein sequence MSDLTAHHVGLTVADLERMVEFYRDSFGLDVVNRFTVSGDAFATAVDVAGASARFAHLDADGVRIELVEYEPEGETRTDPELNQPGAAHLGLSVDDVDEFFASLPEGVETLSEPQTTSTGTRILFVRDPEGNLVEVLDA encoded by the coding sequence ATGAGCGACCTCACTGCACACCACGTCGGTCTCACCGTAGCCGACCTCGAACGGATGGTCGAGTTCTACCGCGACAGCTTCGGACTCGACGTCGTCAACCGCTTCACCGTCAGCGGCGACGCCTTCGCGACCGCCGTCGACGTCGCCGGTGCGTCCGCACGGTTCGCGCATCTCGACGCCGACGGCGTCCGTATCGAACTGGTCGAATACGAACCCGAGGGCGAGACGCGAACTGACCCGGAGCTGAACCAGCCGGGGGCGGCGCATCTCGGGCTGTCGGTCGACGACGTCGACGAGTTCTTCGCGTCGCTCCCCGAGGGAGTCGAGACGCTCAGCGAGCCACAGACGACGTCGACCGGGACGCGGATCCTGTTCGTCCGCGACCCGGAAGGCAACCTCGTCGAAGTGCTCGACGCCTGA
- a CDS encoding transcription initiation factor IIB has product MADFSRQRSRGRTNEDEQTSTESEEQVCPECNSDSIVHSGGELVCDDCGLVLDEQNIDRGPEWRAFNQNERDSKSRVGAPTTKTMHDKGLTTQIDWKNKDAYGRSLSSEKRSQMHRLRKWQERIRTKDAGERNLQFALSEMDRMASALGAPRSTREVASVLYRRALNEDLIRGRSIEAVSTSCLYAACRMEGIPRSLDEVTEVARVPYKEIGRTYRYIAQELKLEMQPVDPKEYVPRFASELGVSEEVKQKANEIIDVSAEQGLLSGKSPTGFAAAALYAASLLCNEKKTQREVAEVSQVTEVTIRNRYQEQIEAMGLY; this is encoded by the coding sequence ATGGCTGATTTCTCCCGGCAACGATCCCGAGGTCGGACAAACGAGGACGAACAGACCAGCACGGAATCCGAGGAGCAGGTCTGTCCGGAGTGTAACTCCGACAGTATCGTCCACAGTGGCGGCGAACTCGTCTGTGACGACTGCGGGCTCGTCCTCGACGAGCAGAACATCGACCGGGGCCCCGAGTGGCGCGCGTTCAACCAGAACGAACGTGATTCGAAATCGCGCGTGGGCGCACCGACGACGAAGACGATGCACGACAAGGGGCTGACCACCCAGATCGACTGGAAGAACAAGGACGCCTACGGCCGGTCGCTCTCCTCCGAGAAACGGAGCCAGATGCACCGCCTGCGCAAGTGGCAGGAGCGGATCCGGACCAAGGACGCGGGCGAGCGCAACCTCCAGTTCGCGCTCTCGGAGATGGACCGCATGGCCTCCGCACTCGGCGCGCCGCGCTCGACGCGTGAGGTCGCCTCGGTGCTCTACCGCCGCGCGCTCAACGAGGACCTCATCCGCGGTCGGTCCATCGAGGCCGTCTCGACGAGCTGTCTCTACGCCGCCTGCCGGATGGAGGGCATCCCGCGCAGCCTCGACGAAGTGACCGAGGTCGCGCGTGTCCCGTACAAGGAGATCGGCCGCACCTACCGCTACATCGCCCAGGAGCTGAAACTGGAGATGCAGCCGGTCGACCCCAAGGAGTACGTCCCGCGCTTCGCCAGCGAACTCGGCGTCAGCGAGGAGGTCAAGCAGAAGGCCAACGAGATCATCGACGTCTCCGCCGAGCAGGGTCTGCTCTCGGGCAAGTCGCCGACCGGCTTCGCCGCCGCGGCACTCTACGCCGCGTCGCTGCTCTGCAACGAGAAGAAGACCCAGCGCGAGGTCGCCGAGGTCTCGCAGGTGACGGAAGTCACCATCCGGAACCGGTACCAGGAGCAGATCGAAGCGATGGGTCTCTACTGA
- a CDS encoding thiamine ABC transporter substrate-binding protein, whose protein sequence is MTRWTTRRRFLAGAGSAATVGLAGCTGGTDGGSDGTSTSPTTVGGTASGTDPETLRVGTYSAFVDAPSTSAGPWIKEEFESRHDVTLEWVVRENELNDFIQRRQRGVDLEADMYVGLTPQDLVRADDALGDDNALFTGFDTSQLAQASNIVDAYRFDPQNRVLPTGASYVCLVYDESVVDAPPTFEELTTEEYADSLLLANPDSTATGLLFLLWSINTVGEENYLDYWQRLMDNGVRVLGSWSDAYAAYSNEEAPMVVSYSTDQVYAASSGEDMTRHQIGFPNDQGYAYVDGTAPFATTEKDELVHTFMDFMLDPAVQQEVAVKNVGLPTVTNASLPEDMQQYAYEPAEPIQFDYDTLAANMDTWRDEWARQTASK, encoded by the coding sequence ATGACTCGCTGGACGACGCGGCGTCGGTTCCTCGCCGGGGCGGGCAGCGCGGCGACGGTCGGTCTCGCTGGCTGTACCGGCGGCACCGACGGGGGGTCCGACGGGACGTCGACCTCGCCGACGACCGTCGGCGGCACGGCGTCCGGAACCGACCCGGAGACGCTCCGTGTCGGCACCTACAGCGCGTTCGTCGACGCGCCGAGCACGAGTGCCGGCCCGTGGATCAAAGAGGAGTTCGAGTCGCGCCACGACGTTACCCTGGAGTGGGTCGTCCGCGAGAACGAACTGAACGACTTCATCCAGCGTCGTCAGCGCGGCGTCGACCTCGAAGCCGATATGTACGTCGGGCTGACGCCGCAGGACCTCGTCCGCGCCGACGACGCGCTCGGCGACGACAACGCGCTCTTCACCGGCTTCGACACCTCGCAGCTCGCGCAGGCGTCGAACATCGTCGACGCCTACCGCTTCGACCCGCAGAACCGCGTGCTGCCGACGGGTGCCTCCTACGTCTGTCTCGTCTACGACGAGAGCGTCGTCGACGCGCCGCCGACGTTCGAGGAACTGACTACGGAGGAGTACGCCGACTCGCTCCTCCTCGCGAACCCCGACAGTACGGCCACGGGGCTGCTTTTCCTGCTCTGGAGCATCAACACGGTCGGCGAGGAGAACTATCTCGACTACTGGCAGCGACTGATGGACAACGGCGTCCGCGTCCTCGGCTCGTGGTCCGACGCCTACGCCGCGTACTCCAACGAGGAGGCCCCGATGGTCGTCTCGTACTCGACCGATCAGGTCTACGCCGCCAGCTCCGGTGAGGACATGACCCGCCACCAGATCGGCTTCCCCAACGACCAGGGCTACGCCTACGTCGACGGCACGGCACCGTTCGCGACGACGGAGAAAGACGAGTTAGTCCACACCTTCATGGACTTCATGCTCGACCCTGCCGTCCAACAGGAGGTCGCGGTCAAGAACGTCGGGCTTCCGACCGTCACGAACGCCTCACTGCCCGAGGATATGCAGCAGTACGCCTACGAGCCTGCTGAGCCGATCCAGTTCGACTACGACACCCTCGCCGCCAACATGGACACCTGGCGCGACGAGTGGGCGCGACAAACGGCGTCGAAGTAG
- a CDS encoding thiamine-binding protein, translating into MTVTAMLTVAPLDEPDVDFDAEIAKAIDALERFDVRYETHPMETTIEADELSEVFAAAQAATEAVDASRTLTSLKIDHFREETLAVEEKVERVEAHLGRDARTVEDEP; encoded by the coding sequence ATGACAGTCACAGCGATGTTGACCGTGGCTCCGCTGGACGAGCCCGACGTCGACTTCGACGCCGAGATCGCGAAGGCAATCGATGCCCTGGAGCGCTTCGACGTGCGCTACGAGACACACCCGATGGAGACGACCATCGAGGCCGACGAGTTGAGCGAGGTGTTCGCCGCCGCGCAGGCCGCGACCGAGGCGGTCGACGCCAGCCGGACGCTCACGTCGCTGAAGATCGACCATTTCCGCGAGGAGACGCTCGCCGTCGAGGAGAAGGTCGAACGCGTCGAGGCACATCTCGGCCGCGACGCGCGGACCGTGGAGGACGAGCCATGA
- a CDS encoding NADP-dependent malic enzyme — MTLEDDAREYHREEPPGKIEISTTKPTNTQRDLSLAYSPGVAAPCLDIAEDETMAYEYTAKGNLVGVVSNGSAVLGLGDIGAQASKPVMEGKGVLFKRFADIDVFDVELDLADPAAFTQAVAAMEPTFGGINLEDIKAPECFEIESDLRDEMDIPVFHDDQHGTAIISGAALLNAVDIADKELENLNVTFAGAGAAATATARFYVSLGIPRENITMSDVDGILSESRAEAGELNEFTEPFARGVDDGDLEDAIAGADVFVGLSVGGIVSQEMVRSMNDDPILFAMANPDPEITYEDAKEARDDTVIMATGRSDYPNQVNNVLGFPFIFRGALDVRATEINEEMKRAAAEALADLARQDVPDSVVKAYGDDPLQFGPDYVIPKPLDQRVLYEVTPAVAKAAMDSGAARKEIDLDAYREELEARLGKSREMMRVVLNKAKSEPKRVALAEGEDEKMIRAANQLVEEGIAEPILIGRTKEILRKADELGLDFDPVIANPHDGEWNHYVDALYERRQRKGLTRTEASELVQNDSNYFASVMVEVGDADAMLTGLTHHYPSALRPPLQVIETADDADYAAGVYMLTFKNRVVFCADATVNLDPDEDVLAEVTKHTAELARSFNVEPRAALLSYSDFGSVDNEGVRKPRNAVKALHADPEVDFPVDGEMQADTALVEEMLTGTYDFADLNEPANVLVFPNLEAGNIGYKLLQRLGGAEAIGPMLVGMNKPVHVLQRGDEVKDIVNLAAVAVVDAQDE; from the coding sequence ATGACGCTGGAAGACGACGCACGGGAGTACCACCGCGAAGAGCCGCCGGGGAAGATCGAGATATCGACGACGAAGCCCACGAACACACAACGCGACCTCTCGCTCGCGTACTCGCCCGGTGTCGCCGCACCGTGTCTCGACATCGCCGAGGACGAGACGATGGCCTACGAGTACACCGCGAAGGGCAACCTCGTCGGCGTCGTCTCGAACGGGTCGGCCGTCCTCGGTCTCGGCGACATCGGCGCGCAGGCGTCGAAACCCGTCATGGAGGGCAAGGGCGTCCTGTTCAAACGGTTCGCCGACATCGACGTGTTCGACGTCGAGTTGGACCTCGCAGACCCGGCGGCGTTCACGCAGGCCGTCGCCGCGATGGAGCCGACGTTCGGCGGCATCAACCTCGAAGACATCAAAGCGCCCGAATGCTTCGAGATCGAGTCGGATCTCCGTGACGAGATGGACATCCCCGTCTTCCACGACGACCAACACGGGACGGCCATCATCTCCGGGGCCGCGCTCCTGAACGCGGTCGACATCGCCGACAAGGAACTGGAGAACCTGAACGTCACCTTCGCGGGCGCAGGCGCGGCGGCGACGGCGACCGCACGGTTCTACGTCTCGCTGGGCATCCCTCGCGAGAACATCACGATGAGCGACGTCGACGGCATCCTCTCGGAGTCGCGTGCCGAGGCGGGCGAGCTGAACGAGTTCACCGAGCCGTTCGCTCGCGGCGTCGACGACGGCGATCTCGAAGACGCCATCGCGGGCGCGGACGTGTTCGTCGGCCTCTCGGTCGGCGGTATCGTCAGCCAGGAGATGGTCCGGTCGATGAACGACGACCCCATCCTCTTCGCGATGGCGAACCCCGACCCCGAGATCACCTACGAGGACGCCAAGGAAGCCCGCGACGACACGGTCATCATGGCGACGGGTCGCTCGGACTACCCGAATCAGGTCAACAACGTGCTGGGCTTCCCCTTCATCTTCCGCGGCGCGCTCGACGTGCGCGCGACCGAGATCAACGAGGAGATGAAACGCGCGGCCGCCGAGGCACTCGCGGATCTCGCCCGGCAGGACGTTCCCGACTCTGTGGTCAAGGCGTACGGCGACGACCCGCTACAGTTCGGTCCCGACTACGTCATCCCGAAACCGCTCGACCAGCGCGTGCTCTACGAGGTCACGCCCGCCGTCGCGAAGGCGGCGATGGACAGCGGCGCGGCGAGGAAAGAAATCGACCTCGACGCCTACCGCGAAGAGTTGGAGGCGCGGCTCGGCAAGTCCCGCGAGATGATGCGGGTCGTCCTGAACAAGGCGAAGTCCGAGCCGAAGCGCGTCGCGCTCGCGGAAGGCGAGGACGAGAAGATGATCCGTGCGGCGAACCAGCTCGTCGAGGAGGGCATCGCCGAACCCATCCTCATCGGCCGGACGAAAGAGATCCTGCGGAAGGCCGACGAGCTCGGTCTCGACTTCGACCCGGTCATCGCCAACCCCCACGACGGCGAGTGGAACCACTACGTCGACGCGCTCTACGAGCGTCGCCAGCGCAAGGGGCTCACGCGGACGGAGGCGTCCGAACTCGTCCAGAACGACTCGAACTACTTCGCGAGCGTGATGGTCGAGGTCGGCGACGCCGACGCGATGCTGACCGGGCTGACCCACCACTACCCCTCGGCCCTGCGCCCGCCGCTGCAGGTCATCGAGACGGCCGACGACGCCGACTACGCCGCCGGTGTCTACATGCTGACGTTCAAGAACCGCGTCGTCTTCTGCGCGGACGCGACGGTCAACCTCGACCCCGACGAGGACGTCCTCGCCGAGGTGACGAAACACACCGCTGAACTCGCCCGGAGCTTCAACGTCGAACCCCGCGCCGCGCTGCTCTCGTACTCGGACTTCGGCAGCGTCGACAACGAGGGCGTCCGCAAACCGCGGAACGCCGTGAAGGCACTCCACGCCGACCCCGAGGTGGACTTCCCGGTCGACGGAGAGATGCAGGCCGACACGGCGCTCGTCGAGGAGATGCTGACCGGCACTTACGACTTCGCCGACCTCAACGAGCCGGCGAACGTCCTGGTCTTCCCCAACCTCGAAGCGGGCAACATCGGCTACAAACTGCTCCAGCGACTCGGCGGCGCGGAGGCCATCGGCCCGATGCTCGTCGGCATGAACAAACCCGTCCACGTCCTCCAGCGCGGTGACGAGGTCAAAGACATCGTCAACCTCGCCGCCGTCGCCGTGGTCGACGCCCAAGACGAGTAA
- a CDS encoding tyrosine-type recombinase/integrase, whose amino-acid sequence MSDVPVGDPLDDFLRSKAKGADSGNYRRTCERVVGSFLDWLGREATFADLDARTMRRFARALATHDPASEDPLVAREFAAGTVLTYYAQVSAYLGWCVREGYLERNPAQQNLAKEPLPDNDGRRSGDQQAWTDDHRTAITRHVDDAAHAALDDADEPFAAAKAFRDRALVYLLCYSGVRGGEVFADPKDDRRVGVRWRDVSLADNSLTVLSKNQRWADRSLPAQAVAPLDRYRRLLDPHDDWPVFPTFHYPSLYATIREGLGACDGWNTDAVADLVDRISGHAEVFAVLREHGLAPPAITTDGARRTMRRLSDAAGLDLDDGHGYLAPHGGRRGVGEVMVRQRGFTAAARLLDNSEEMVRSHYSHIEAKDLAADAGSAFEEHDG is encoded by the coding sequence ATGAGCGACGTCCCTGTCGGCGACCCGCTTGACGACTTCCTGCGTTCGAAGGCGAAGGGAGCCGACAGCGGCAACTACCGCCGGACCTGCGAGCGCGTCGTCGGCAGCTTCCTCGACTGGCTCGGACGGGAGGCGACGTTCGCCGACCTCGACGCTCGGACGATGCGGCGGTTCGCTCGCGCGCTCGCGACCCATGACCCTGCGTCCGAGGACCCGCTCGTCGCCCGCGAGTTCGCGGCAGGGACCGTCCTGACCTACTACGCGCAGGTCAGTGCCTACCTCGGCTGGTGCGTCCGCGAGGGCTATCTCGAACGCAACCCGGCCCAGCAGAACCTCGCGAAAGAGCCGTTGCCCGACAACGACGGCCGTCGCAGCGGCGACCAGCAAGCTTGGACCGACGACCATCGGACAGCGATCACCCGCCACGTCGACGACGCGGCCCACGCCGCCCTCGACGACGCCGACGAGCCGTTCGCGGCGGCCAAAGCCTTCCGCGACCGGGCACTGGTCTACCTGCTCTGTTACTCGGGCGTCCGCGGCGGCGAGGTCTTCGCGGACCCGAAGGACGACCGCCGTGTCGGCGTCCGCTGGCGTGACGTCTCGCTCGCCGACAACAGCCTGACTGTGCTCTCGAAGAACCAACGGTGGGCCGACCGCTCGCTGCCCGCGCAGGCCGTCGCCCCGCTCGACCGCTACCGCCGTCTCCTCGACCCGCACGACGACTGGCCGGTCTTTCCGACCTTCCACTATCCATCACTCTACGCGACGATCCGTGAGGGACTCGGCGCGTGCGACGGCTGGAACACTGACGCCGTCGCCGACCTCGTCGACCGAATTTCGGGTCACGCCGAGGTCTTCGCTGTCCTCCGCGAGCACGGTCTCGCGCCCCCGGCCATCACCACCGACGGCGCGCGCCGGACGATGCGGCGACTCTCGGACGCCGCCGGACTCGACCTCGACGACGGACACGGCTATCTCGCACCCCACGGCGGCCGCCGCGGCGTCGGCGAGGTGATGGTCCGCCAGCGCGGCTTCACGGCGGCGGCCCGCTTGCTCGACAACTCCGAGGAGATGGTCCGCAGTCACTACTCACACATCGAGGCGAAGGATCTCGCGGCCGACGCCGGGTCGGCCTTCGAGGAACACGACGGCTGA
- a CDS encoding SWIM zinc finger family protein — MACECPADAKYSSACKHRVAVAIRTQFLDAAATQVVADGGTVVSDDTGESDECDCADLGDGFPC, encoded by the coding sequence GTGGCTTGTGAGTGTCCAGCGGACGCAAAGTACTCGTCGGCGTGTAAGCACCGTGTCGCAGTTGCGATTCGGACTCAATTCCTCGATGCCGCTGCAACGCAGGTGGTCGCCGACGGCGGAACCGTCGTGAGCGACGACACTGGGGAGTCAGACGAGTGCGACTGTGCAGACCTTGGCGACGGGTTCCCCTGCTAA
- a CDS encoding DUF7344 domain-containing protein, with protein sequence MKLRNVLASPDDESPDDESPDDESPDDESPDDELSFAIEDRRRPSPDQAQSDTEPDGRATVGDFSLDTTFEILMNRRRRDTLEYLLAHGGQSTLSDLAEHIAALENGIDVDHLSSSQRKRVYIGLYQCHLPRMDRADVVDFDKNRGTVVLRDEAEQLVEYLDHGRVHGDDSATDAELVRGTAVSAAIAAVVGSVGLRLFALVGGLSVESVTALVIGATLVVAVVGARATILGRIP encoded by the coding sequence ATGAAGCTACGTAACGTACTTGCATCCCCCGATGACGAATCCCCCGATGACGAATCCCCCGATGACGAATCCCCCGATGACGAATCCCCCGATGACGAACTCAGCTTTGCGATCGAAGACCGGCGACGGCCGTCCCCGGACCAGGCGCAGTCCGATACGGAACCCGACGGGCGTGCCACCGTCGGAGACTTCTCACTCGACACGACGTTCGAGATACTGATGAACAGGCGTCGGCGCGACACGCTGGAGTACCTGCTCGCTCACGGTGGGCAGTCCACGCTGAGCGACCTCGCCGAGCACATCGCCGCCCTGGAGAACGGCATCGATGTGGACCACCTCTCCTCGAGCCAGCGCAAGCGGGTCTACATCGGGCTCTACCAGTGTCACCTCCCCCGGATGGATCGGGCCGACGTCGTCGACTTCGACAAGAACCGCGGAACGGTCGTCCTCCGCGACGAGGCCGAACAGCTCGTCGAGTACCTCGACCACGGGCGGGTCCACGGCGACGACTCGGCAACCGACGCGGAGCTGGTGCGCGGGACGGCCGTCTCGGCCGCCATCGCCGCCGTGGTGGGCTCCGTCGGTCTGCGGCTGTTCGCCCTGGTTGGCGGTCTCTCCGTGGAGAGTGTCACGGCACTCGTCATCGGGGCCACGCTCGTCGTCGCGGTGGTCGGCGCCCGCGCGACGATTCTCGGCCGAATCCCGTGA
- a CDS encoding amphi-Trp domain-containing protein produces the protein MSRDDYDEKLSAGREEIASILSGVAEGIRTGAVRLGDSPDAVTVDTPDELTLEIELETEDDEMSLELELEWTVSSEAPPVSSLDVTPEGEDEEVAYLGATDGAQSLARFEVYRARDAEWRWRLRHRNGNIIASSGEGYTRKHNALKGLRSVIANSADAAM, from the coding sequence GTGTCCCGAGACGACTACGACGAGAAACTGTCCGCCGGCCGGGAGGAGATTGCATCCATACTAAGCGGTGTGGCGGAAGGAATTCGCACAGGAGCCGTTCGGTTAGGCGATAGCCCGGATGCCGTGACTGTCGATACGCCAGACGAACTCACGCTGGAAATCGAACTCGAAACCGAAGACGACGAGATGAGTCTGGAACTGGAACTGGAGTGGACGGTATCGAGTGAAGCACCTCCTGTTTCGTCCCTCGACGTTACTCCCGAGGGTGAGGACGAGGAGGTCGCGTATTTGGGAGCCACTGATGGAGCACAATCACTGGCTCGATTCGAAGTCTACCGGGCTCGAGATGCGGAATGGCGCTGGCGACTCCGTCATCGAAACGGGAACATCATTGCGAGCAGTGGCGAGGGGTACACCCGCAAACACAATGCCCTGAAGGGCCTCCGGAGTGTAATCGCGAATTCGGCAGACGCAGCAATGTGA
- a CDS encoding DUF1328 domain-containing protein, with the protein MLESHGVLDSAVSIQAVPLQFGGGFIELAVLFLILAVVAAVLGARGVAGLSMDIAKWLVIIFVVLAIVTFIL; encoded by the coding sequence ATGTTAGAATCACACGGAGTTCTGGATAGTGCTGTCTCAATCCAAGCGGTGCCGTTGCAGTTCGGGGGTGGTTTCATTGAGCTTGCAGTCCTCTTCTTGATACTCGCGGTCGTCGCAGCAGTGCTCGGTGCTCGGGGGGTCGCTGGACTCAGTATGGATATCGCAAAGTGGCTCGTCATCATCTTCGTCGTCCTCGCTATCGTCACGTTCATTCTGTAG
- a CDS encoding HalOD1 output domain-containing protein, with product MEYELGADESVSMAVVRAVSALIGCEPCSLQPLGNVVDPDALDALFDRQYDGTPRTGGRLSFVYNGCHITINNGEYLTLQMLEDCSYDERDREPTESYVC from the coding sequence GTGGAGTACGAACTCGGGGCGGACGAATCGGTCAGTATGGCTGTTGTACGAGCGGTGAGCGCGCTCATTGGTTGTGAACCATGCTCGCTTCAACCGCTGGGGAACGTCGTTGATCCGGATGCGTTAGATGCGTTGTTCGACAGGCAGTACGACGGAACACCTCGGACAGGTGGACGTCTCTCTTTTGTGTATAACGGTTGTCACATCACGATTAACAACGGTGAGTATCTCACTCTTCAGATGCTCGAAGACTGTTCCTACGACGAACGTGATCGAGAACCCACCGAGAGTTACGTCTGCTAA